In Fusarium verticillioides 7600 chromosome 4, whole genome shotgun sequence, the following proteins share a genomic window:
- a CDS encoding acyl-CoA oxidase, translating into MPPQNPDWVKALKPSGPQGSELLAQERANSDINVDQLSTFLFTKEVLDRNEKILKILQADPVFDKEQNYFRGRTDRLEAALARAKALRRLSVKHNWNDEEHHAANDLISEPTPYGLHATMFLKTLEEQGTPAQHKLFLERARNYEIIGCYAQTELGHGSNVRGLETTATWNQEDKTFTIHSPHLTASKWWIGSLGKAANHAVVVAQLILNGKPYGPHPFVVPIRDMKTHEPLPDIHVGDIGPKFGYNTMDNGFLLFNNVKIPHVNMLNRFSGVDPETGKYIRPSNPALIYGTLTFIRSSIVFQSGSVLARGVTIATRYCAVRRQFQDRDADASETGENQVLNYTMVQHRLLPLLASSYALFFTGRAMINLYNANQKRMAQRRDAGDAKRKPGPEELSPGSDHLADLHAISCSLKAFASTTAAEGLEVCRRACGGHGYSAFSGIGSWYADYLPTVTWEGDNYMLTQQVARYLLKSARAVLAGKAPDNGISRIFKEFIRRQDIGAAFDVLDSDQDLVDAFAWRVSFLTFEALKHRDEEKQSWNSLLIDFWRLSTAYAQYQVVKNFHEALQDETTKKSLDPNTLAIMHKLFELFALHNLQSSASEFFTSAATTVRQIQLARTKRTLSLLDEIRPHAVRLVDAWSFPDWQLDSALGRYDGKVYEDLFHRASEVNPVNDIVFDPYPESDVLFRKNGSGPKAKL; encoded by the coding sequence ATGCCTCCGCAAAATCCAGACTGggtcaaggccctcaagcCCTCCGGCCCCCAAGGTTCAGAGCTTCTGGCCCAAGAACGCGCCAACTCTGACATCAACGTTGATCAGCTGTCTACTTTCCTCTTCACAAAAGAAGTCCTCGACAGAAATGAAAAGATTCTCAAGATTCTGCAGGCTGATCCTGTTTTTGACAAGGAGCAGAACTACTTCAGGGGGCGAACAGATAGACTTGAGGCTGCGCTTGCTCGGGCTAAGGCTTTGAGGAGATTATCTGTCAAGCATAACTGGAACGATGAGGAGCATCACGCTGCCAATGATCTGATCAGTGAGCCTACGCCTTATGGTCTTCACGCCACTatgttcttgaagacgcttgaggagcagggtACACCGGCGCAGCATAAGCTTTTCCTCGAGAGGGCGCGAAACTATGAGATCATCGGATGCTACGCACAGACCGAATTGGGTCACGGTTCTAATGTTCGCGGTCTGGAGACTACTGCCACTTGGAATCAAGAGGACAAGACCTTTACTATCCACTCGCCTCACCTCACAGCTTCAAAGTGGTGGATCGGTTCTCTGGGCAAGGCCGCCAACCACGCTGTCGTCGTCGCgcagctcatcctcaacgGCAAGCCCTACGGTCCTCACCCCTTCGTTGTCCCCATTCGCGACATGAAGACCCATGAGCCTCTTCCCGATATCCACGTCGGCGATATCGGCCCCAAGTTTGGTTACAACACCATGGATAACGGCTTcctgctcttcaacaacgtcaagatTCCCCACGTCAACATGCTGAACCGCTTCTCCGGCGTTGACCCCGAGACCGGAAAGTACATCCGTCCCTCAAACCCAGCTCTCATCTACGGAACTTTGACTTTCATCCGATCATCCATTGTTTTCCAGTCTGGTTCCGTTCTTGCTCGTGGTGTCACCATCGCTACGCGTTACTGCGCTGTTCGCAGACAGTTCCAGGACcgtgatgctgatgctagCGAGACTGGTGAGAACCAAGTCCTTAACTACACAATGGTTCAGCACCGTCTTCTACCCCTTCTCGCTTCCTCATATGCACTGTTCTTCACTGGTCGCGCTATGATTAACCTCTACAACGCCAACCAGAAGCGCATGGCTCAGCGCCGTGATGCTGGTGACGCCAAGCGCAAGCCTGGCCCTGAGGAGCTCAGCCCTGGCAGCGATCATCTTGCTGACCTCCATGCCATCTCCTGCTCTCTCAAGGCCTTTGCTTCCACCACTGCTGCTGAAGGTCTGGAAGTCTGCCGTCGCGCTTGCGGTGGTCACGGTTACTCCGCTTTCTCTGGTATTGGCAGCTGGTATGCTGATTATCTTCCTACTGTCACATGGGAGGGTGACAACTACATGCTTACCCAGCAAGTCGCTCGATACCTCCTCAAGTCTGCCCGCGCTGTTCTCGCCGGCAAGGCTCCCGATAACGGCATCTCTCGTATCTTCAAGGAGTTCATTCGCCGACAGGACATCGGTGCTGCTTTCGACGTTCTCGACAGCGACCAAGATCTCGTTGATGCTTTCGCATGGCGTGTATCTTTCCTAACCTTTGAGGCTCTCAAGCACCgcgatgaggagaagcaatCATGGAATAGCCTCCTCATCGACTTCTGGCGTCTGTCCACTGCCTACGCTCAGTACCAAGTCGTCAAGAACTTCCACGAAGCTCTCCAAGACGAAACCACCAAGAAGTCCCTCGACCCCAACACCCTCGCCATCATGCATAAGCTCTTCGAGCTCTTCGCTCTGCATAACCTCCAGAGCTCTGCCTCCGAGTTCTTCACCAGCGCCGCCACAACAGTTCGCCAAATCCAGCTCGCCCGCACAAAGCGAACTCTCTCactgcttgatgagatccgACCTCACGCCGTCAGACTCGTTGACGCTTGGTCATTCCCTGATTGGCAACTCGACAGTGCCCTTGGTCGCTATGATGGCAAGGTTTATGAGGACTTGTTCCATCGTGCTTCGGAGGTCAACCCTGTTAACGACATTGTGTTTGATCCTTATCCTGAGTCCGATGTGCTGTTCCGTAAGAACGGAAGTGGTCCTAAGGCGAAGTTGTAA
- a CDS encoding alcohol dehydrogenase, which yields MPSADKPIILHIGDPIKYNHDLYKQLESKFTIIRPSAEERQRGPFLEALRQKKWGDFQAVMRPFWITGGEMGRWDKELIPLLPKSMKVYASAGAGYDWADVDIMAENGILYCNGAAASTEAVSDMALYHIISVFRNMQWSNMAARGSEEEFRDAHAHTQLTAFNPRGHTLGIIGLGNIGYQIALKTYKALGMRIAYYDPFPKSPEQEAAIEATNYPKLEDMLAIADCIVIAAPGAGGKKILGRAEISKMKKGSRLVNVARGSLVDEEAVVDAMDSGHLFAVGLDVFEDEPRPNPRLQKMRNATLTCHTAGGALDTSIGFERLAMENVMAVLEGRDAVTPVNKHLFK from the coding sequence ATGCCTTCAGCCGACAAGCCCATAATCCTCCATATCGGAGACCCAATCAAGTACAACCACGATCTCTACAAACAACTCGAGTCAAAATTCACCATCATCCGCCCCTCAGCAGAAGAACGCCAACGTGGTCCCTTCCTCGAAGCTCTTCGCCAGAAGAAATGGGGCGACTTCCAAGCTGTCATGCGACCTTTTTGGATCACAGGCGGGGAAATGGGACGCTGGGACAAAGAGCTGATTCCACTTTTGCCCAAGTCCATGAAGGTCTACGCATCAGCTGGTGCTGGATATGACTGGGCGGATGTTGACATCATGGCCGAGAATGGTATCCTTTATTGTAATGGAGCAGCTGCTTCCACTGAAGCTGTTTCTGATATGGCGCTTTATCATATCATTTCTGTGTTTAGGAATATGCAGTGGAGTAATATGGCTGCGAGAGGCAGTGAAGAGGAGTTTCGAGATGCACATGCTCATACGCAACTTACAGCATTCAACCCTCGCGGTCATACACTGGGTATAATTGGTCTTGGCAATATCGGTTATCAGATTGCCCTCAAAACTTACAAGGCTCTTGGTATGCGTATTGCATACTACGACCCCTTCCCCAAATCACCAGAGCAAGAAGCAGCCATCGAAGCAACAAACTACCCCAAGCTAGAAGACATGCTCGCCATCGCCGACTGCATCGTCATAGCTGCTCCCGGTGCAGGCGGGAAGAAGATCCTCGGACGCGCAGAGAtatccaagatgaagaaagggtCACGGCTGGTGAATGTCGCACGCGGGAGTTTGGTAGACGAAGAAGCTGTGGTTGACGCTATGGATTCCGGCCACTTGTTTGCAGTGGGTTTGGACGTTTTTGAGGATGAACCGAGGCCGAATCCGAGGttgcagaagatgagaaatgCGACTTTGACGTGCCATACTGCTGGTGGTGCGCTTGATACGTCGATCGGGTTTGAGAGGTTGGCTATGGAGAATGTCATGGCTGTGTTGGAGGGGAGAGATGCTGTTACGCCAGTAAACAAGCACCTGTTTAAGTAG